The Nitrosomonas cryotolerans ATCC 49181 genome includes a window with the following:
- the nqrE gene encoding NADH:ubiquinone reductase (Na(+)-transporting) subunit E → MEALVNLFITAVFVENLALSFFLGMCTFLAVSKKIETAFGLGIAVIVVQTLTVPINNLIFQYFLRDGALDWAGLSDVDLSFLGFVSYISVIAAMVQILEMFLDRFVPFLYNALGIFLPLITVNCAILGGTLFMVERDYNFAESITYGFGSGFGWALAITAMAGVREKLKYSDIPDGLQGLGITFISAGLMALGFMAFAGIRL, encoded by the coding sequence ATGGAAGCACTCGTCAACCTATTCATTACCGCCGTTTTTGTAGAAAATCTGGCACTCTCTTTTTTCCTCGGGATGTGCACCTTCCTAGCCGTTTCAAAAAAAATCGAAACCGCATTCGGGTTGGGTATTGCAGTCATTGTTGTACAAACATTAACGGTTCCCATCAATAATCTGATCTTCCAGTATTTCCTGCGCGATGGGGCCTTAGATTGGGCGGGATTATCCGATGTTGATCTCAGTTTTCTGGGTTTTGTCAGTTATATCAGTGTCATTGCCGCGATGGTACAAATCCTCGAAATGTTCCTGGATCGCTTTGTGCCTTTTCTTTATAACGCACTCGGCATTTTCCTACCGCTGATCACCGTCAACTGTGCCATTCTGGGCGGCACTTTATTCATGGTAGAGCGGGATTATAATTTTGCGGAAAGTATTACCTATGGATTCGGCTCTGGTTTTGGCTGGGCATTGGCCATTACCGCAATGGCCGGTGTACGCGAAAAACTGAAATACTCGGATATTCCTGATGGCCTGCAGGGACTGGGTATTACCTTTATCAGTGCGGGTCTGATGGCATTGGGTTTTATGGCTTTTGCCGGCATACGACTATGA
- a CDS encoding nitrosocyanin — protein sequence MKLTQAIFLSLVLGLSVSAVQAEEAAAQKKQSFTVVINAYDTDIPELNVEGVTVKNIRAFNVLNEPETLTVQKGTKVSIKVENKSPISEGFSIDAYKIQEVLKAGETKTITFVANKSGAFTIWCQLHPKNIHLSGSLNVVQ from the coding sequence ATGAAATTAACTCAAGCTATATTTTTGAGCCTGGTACTTGGATTGTCAGTTAGCGCCGTACAAGCAGAAGAAGCCGCTGCACAGAAAAAACAAAGCTTTACGGTAGTTATTAACGCCTATGATACCGACATACCAGAACTCAACGTCGAAGGTGTAACCGTTAAGAATATTCGCGCCTTCAATGTATTAAATGAACCAGAAACACTGACCGTTCAAAAAGGAACTAAAGTATCCATCAAGGTAGAAAACAAATCACCTATCAGTGAAGGATTCTCTATCGATGCCTACAAAATCCAGGAAGTGCTGAAGGCAGGAGAAACCAAAACGATTACCTTTGTGGCTAATAAATCGGGTGCCTTTACTATCTGGTGCCAACTCCATCCTAAGAATATTCATCTGTCTGGATCTTTAAACGTTGTCCAGTAA
- a CDS encoding ankyrin repeat domain-containing protein — translation MLVNRCAILILFLVTTLCASLKVSAGIEDDFLWAVEDSNLTDVASLLAKGANPDIFNRQGETPLMIAVKTKNDKLMQLLLNAGAKLDIRNRYGETAIMFASYNGQTDMVRKLYIKGAEINHSGWSPLLYAATNGHTSTIRLLLNGDAKINATSDNGTTALMMGVRGNHIEAVKLLLDRGADPGIRNELGDNALDWAVKRGHQEVITLLKNHGVQE, via the coding sequence TTGCTAGTTAATCGCTGTGCGATCTTAATTCTGTTTCTTGTAACTACACTCTGTGCGTCCTTAAAGGTTTCTGCGGGCATTGAGGATGATTTTCTCTGGGCGGTAGAAGATAGCAATCTGACGGATGTCGCTAGTTTACTAGCCAAAGGAGCCAATCCCGATATTTTCAATAGACAGGGAGAAACGCCTCTAATGATCGCTGTTAAAACGAAGAATGACAAACTGATGCAATTGCTTTTGAATGCAGGCGCTAAACTTGATATACGTAACCGTTATGGCGAGACAGCGATTATGTTCGCTAGTTATAACGGTCAGACCGACATGGTTAGAAAACTTTATATCAAAGGGGCAGAAATTAACCACAGTGGGTGGAGTCCATTACTTTATGCCGCAACAAATGGTCATACATCAACGATTCGGTTGCTTTTAAATGGTGATGCAAAAATAAATGCAACCTCAGATAATGGCACAACGGCATTAATGATGGGGGTAAGAGGCAATCATATTGAGGCTGTCAAGCTGCTCTTGGATCGTGGTGCAGATCCGGGTATTAGAAATGAATTGGGTGATAATGCTTTGGACTGGGCTGTGAAGCGAGGTCATCAGGAAGTAATCACATTATTAAAAAATCATGGCGTACAGGAATAA
- a CDS encoding NADH:ubiquinone reductase (Na(+)-transporting) subunit D has translation MTHAIRKILFTPIVDNNPITLQVLGICSALAVTTQLSTAITMGIALTLVVACSNTLISLIRHHIPTNIRIIIQMIIIASLVIVVDQFLRAFAYEISKELSVFVGLIITNCIVMGRAEAFAMKNPPWPSFLDGLGNGLGFSAILLTVGTVRELFGSGSLFGYMIFPLAKDGGWYVPNGLLLLPPSAFFLIGFIIWGVRSWKKTQVEKAEYRIHEAHRHSEVT, from the coding sequence ATGACTCATGCAATTCGTAAAATTCTATTTACGCCAATAGTAGACAACAATCCTATTACGCTTCAGGTGCTGGGTATCTGCTCTGCATTGGCCGTAACAACCCAACTATCCACTGCAATCACCATGGGTATTGCGCTCACACTGGTTGTTGCCTGTTCCAACACCCTGATTAGCCTCATTCGCCATCATATCCCCACTAATATCCGGATTATTATACAAATGATTATTATCGCGTCGTTAGTAATCGTGGTGGATCAATTCCTGCGTGCTTTTGCTTACGAGATCAGCAAGGAGCTCTCAGTATTTGTTGGCTTAATTATCACCAACTGTATTGTAATGGGACGCGCTGAAGCATTTGCCATGAAGAATCCACCCTGGCCCAGCTTTCTCGATGGACTCGGCAACGGTCTGGGATTCAGTGCTATCTTACTCACGGTCGGAACGGTCCGGGAATTGTTTGGTTCGGGCTCCCTGTTTGGCTATATGATTTTCCCCCTGGCAAAGGACGGCGGCTGGTATGTTCCCAATGGGCTCTTGCTATTACCCCCCAGCGCTTTCTTTTTGATCGGATTTATTATCTGGGGAGTGCGTTCCTGGAAAAAAACACAGGTTGAGAAAGCCGAATATCGCATCCACGAGGCACATCGTCATTCAGAGGTTACCTAA
- a CDS encoding TatD family hydrolase has protein sequence MFIDSHCHLDFPDLASNLDELLCKMQENKVTHALCVSVNLEDFPRVLALAQAHHNLFASVGVHPDYENLAEPSAEQLVMLAEHPRVIAIGETGLDYFRLKGDLEWQRERFRQHIRAARQCNKPLIIHTRAAAADTLRIMAEEHADEVGGVMHCFTESWDVAQQAIAMNFYISFSGIVTFKNAVNLKEVASKIRLDRMLIETDSPYLAPVPYRGKLNQPAFVRYVAEEIASLRAVSVDEIAAATTNNFFDLFKVPKNEMLAS, from the coding sequence ATGTTTATCGATTCTCATTGTCATCTGGACTTTCCTGATCTCGCCAGCAATCTTGATGAGTTGCTCTGTAAAATGCAGGAGAATAAAGTTACGCATGCACTTTGTGTCAGTGTCAACCTGGAGGATTTTCCACGTGTATTGGCGCTTGCACAAGCCCACCATAATCTTTTCGCATCAGTTGGCGTGCATCCTGATTATGAAAATCTGGCGGAGCCAAGTGCAGAACAACTGGTCATGCTTGCTGAGCATCCCAGGGTGATTGCCATTGGTGAAACAGGACTCGATTATTTTCGCCTTAAAGGTGATCTTGAATGGCAGCGGGAGCGTTTTCGGCAACATATCCGTGCGGCCCGGCAATGTAATAAGCCACTGATTATTCATACGCGTGCGGCTGCAGCAGATACATTGCGTATTATGGCAGAAGAGCATGCCGATGAAGTGGGGGGAGTAATGCACTGCTTTACCGAAAGCTGGGATGTGGCACAACAGGCAATTGCCATGAATTTTTATATCTCTTTCTCAGGTATCGTAACTTTCAAGAATGCGGTTAACCTGAAAGAAGTCGCTAGCAAGATTCGGCTGGATAGGATGCTGATAGAAACCGATTCACCCTATTTGGCACCAGTGCCGTACCGTGGCAAGCTTAATCAGCCCGCTTTTGTACGATATGTTGCGGAAGAAATCGCTAGTTTACGCGCAGTCAGTGTAGATGAAATTGCTGCGGCTACCACGAACAATTTCTTTGATTTATTTAAAGTTCCTAAAAATGAGATGCTTGCTAGTTAA
- a CDS encoding radical SAM protein — MQPTSNLLNITDHSRDSVGMTYVYPVVSRRAGGVSVGINLNPNNACNWRCIYCQVPDLKRGTAPKIDLALLELELQTLLHELLHGSFMQKHVPLAARRINDIALSGNGEPTSAKEFEQVIALIAHVKSQLELPQDLKLVLITNGSLINRATVQAGLHHMARLNGEVWFKLDSITLEGRQRINNTHISLKQVNNHLRIAASLCPTWLQTCIFQINGTPPTDKESNAYLRFIARLLEDAVPIKGILLYGLARPSMQPEAPMLSKVSEAWMQSFAEKIKALGLAVKLNP; from the coding sequence TTGCAACCCACCTCTAACCTATTGAATATCACTGATCATAGTCGCGATAGCGTCGGTATGACCTACGTTTATCCGGTAGTCTCACGTCGCGCCGGGGGGGTATCCGTCGGTATTAACCTCAACCCTAATAATGCCTGTAACTGGCGATGTATTTATTGTCAGGTGCCCGATCTTAAACGGGGGACAGCACCTAAAATCGATCTAGCCCTGCTTGAACTGGAATTGCAGACGTTGCTACATGAGCTGCTGCATGGCAGTTTCATGCAAAAACACGTTCCTCTGGCGGCAAGACGTATCAACGACATTGCGTTATCCGGTAACGGCGAACCAACCAGTGCTAAAGAATTTGAACAGGTCATTGCGCTCATCGCTCATGTAAAAAGCCAGCTTGAGTTACCGCAAGACCTGAAACTCGTTCTCATCACCAATGGTAGCCTGATCAATCGAGCAACTGTACAAGCTGGTTTGCATCACATGGCCAGATTGAATGGCGAAGTCTGGTTCAAGCTTGACAGTATCACGCTTGAAGGGAGACAACGTATCAATAATACCCACATTAGCCTGAAGCAGGTAAACAATCATTTACGAATAGCTGCGTCACTCTGCCCAACCTGGTTACAAACCTGTATTTTTCAAATAAATGGCACACCACCCACCGACAAAGAATCCAACGCTTATCTCAGATTTATTGCCCGTTTATTAGAAGATGCCGTACCAATAAAAGGTATTTTATTATATGGGCTTGCCCGTCCATCAATGCAGCCAGAAGCACCCATGCTTTCAAAAGTCAGCGAAGCATGGATGCAGTCATTTGCTGAAAAAATCAAGGCATTGGGCCTTGCTGTCAAACTAAACCCCTGA
- the ald gene encoding alanine dehydrogenase → MFIGVPKETKTHEYRVGLTPASVRELIMRGHQVMVQKRAGFEIDLSDNKYEAVGAEIVETAEEIFARAELIVKVKELQKSELAMLRAGQVLFAYLHLAPDPAQAKELIDSDCVAIAYETVTGAQGGLPLLVPMSEVAGRMSIQAGANALEMNQGGRGVLLAGVPGVPAARVVIIGGGVVGTNAARMAMGMEAHVTVLDQSLHRLQELDLQFGSKLNTVFATMDALEEYVPTADLVIGAVLTPGAAAPKLVNREMIGGMRRGSVLVDVAIDQGGCFATSQPTTLADPIYTVDGVVHYCVSNMPGAVARTATFALNNVTLPFVLALADKGYKKALLDDVHLRNGLNVCRGQLTHAAVAHDLGLPYVAAIDAL, encoded by the coding sequence ATGTTCATTGGTGTGCCTAAAGAAACCAAAACTCATGAGTATCGCGTCGGACTGACACCGGCTTCGGTACGTGAACTTATCATGCGTGGGCACCAGGTGATGGTGCAAAAGAGAGCAGGATTTGAGATTGATCTTAGCGACAATAAATATGAAGCCGTTGGAGCTGAGATCGTGGAAACGGCGGAAGAGATATTTGCCCGAGCTGAACTGATTGTAAAGGTGAAAGAATTACAAAAATCAGAGCTGGCTATGCTACGTGCAGGGCAGGTTTTATTTGCTTATCTGCATCTTGCTCCTGATCCTGCGCAGGCGAAGGAACTGATCGATTCGGATTGTGTTGCTATCGCCTACGAAACGGTTACTGGCGCGCAGGGTGGTTTGCCGCTACTTGTTCCGATGAGTGAGGTTGCTGGTCGTATGTCGATTCAGGCAGGTGCTAACGCGCTTGAAATGAACCAGGGGGGGCGTGGTGTATTGCTTGCCGGTGTGCCAGGCGTACCGGCAGCGCGAGTGGTAATCATTGGTGGGGGCGTCGTCGGCACCAATGCCGCTCGTATGGCAATGGGTATGGAAGCGCATGTGACTGTGCTGGATCAATCGCTTCACCGTTTACAGGAACTGGATTTGCAGTTTGGTTCCAAACTGAATACAGTGTTTGCAACAATGGATGCACTAGAAGAATATGTGCCGACAGCTGATCTTGTTATCGGTGCGGTACTCACGCCCGGAGCCGCTGCGCCAAAACTGGTCAATCGCGAGATGATTGGCGGGATGCGTCGCGGTTCTGTGCTGGTTGATGTTGCGATAGATCAGGGTGGTTGCTTTGCGACTTCACAACCGACTACGCTGGCTGATCCCATCTATACCGTTGACGGTGTGGTGCATTATTGTGTTTCTAATATGCCGGGTGCTGTTGCGCGTACTGCTACCTTTGCATTGAATAATGTCACACTGCCATTTGTTCTGGCGCTTGCCGACAAGGGCTATAAAAAAGCATTGCTGGATGATGTGCACTTACGCAACGGCCTTAATGTTTGTCGTGGTCAATTGACACATGCCGCAGTCGCGCATGATCTTGGTTTGCCCTATGTTGCCGCCATTGATGCATTGTAA
- a CDS encoding alpha/beta fold hydrolase — protein sequence MQTKRLLLPAFPYQDSTEKIRGIAYTDWGDPDNAHVVICVHGLTRNCRDFDYLARVLEKDCRVICVDVVGRGKSDWLDNAEDYDCYLLYIADALSLVTHIQAQYTTPIKLDWVGISMGGLIGMMLAVQPEISIPVHRLVMSDIGPFIPLAALSRLSEYVGKDIRFNSFDVFLAYLKKISATFGPLTDAQWHHLAIHSIRRYADGTLGFCYDPKIEISFEKHVLEDINLWEYWDKLRSPTLVLRGTESDILLAETAAEMQIRGAKAKVVELPGIGHAPLLMDCEQIEIVKEFLLAPE from the coding sequence ATGCAAACTAAACGACTACTCCTTCCTGCATTTCCATATCAAGATAGCACTGAGAAAATACGTGGTATTGCTTATACTGACTGGGGTGATCCAGATAACGCTCATGTGGTGATCTGTGTGCACGGTCTCACACGGAATTGCCGCGATTTTGACTATCTAGCACGTGTATTAGAGAAGGATTGTCGGGTGATCTGTGTTGATGTCGTAGGGAGAGGTAAAAGTGACTGGCTCGATAATGCTGAGGACTATGATTGTTATCTGCTCTACATTGCTGATGCTCTATCACTGGTTACCCATATTCAAGCACAGTATACGACGCCCATTAAGCTGGATTGGGTCGGTATTTCGATGGGAGGGTTGATAGGTATGATGTTGGCAGTGCAGCCGGAAATATCCATACCTGTACATAGATTGGTCATGAGTGATATTGGTCCATTTATTCCGCTAGCAGCCTTATCCAGATTATCTGAATACGTGGGTAAAGATATCCGCTTTAATTCTTTTGATGTATTTCTGGCCTATTTGAAAAAAATATCTGCGACATTTGGTCCGCTGACCGATGCGCAATGGCATCATTTGGCCATACACAGTATTCGCAGGTATGCGGACGGGACTCTGGGCTTCTGCTATGACCCTAAAATAGAGATCAGTTTTGAAAAACATGTTCTTGAGGATATTAATCTATGGGAGTATTGGGATAAACTCAGGAGTCCTACGCTTGTATTGCGGGGCACCGAATCCGATATTTTACTTGCTGAAACAGCGGCAGAAATGCAGATACGCGGTGCTAAAGCTAAAGTAGTTGAGCTGCCTGGTATTGGCCATGCGCCCTTGCTGATGGATTGTGAACAGATTGAAATTGTAAAGGAATTCTTGCTGGCACCCGAATAA
- the queD gene encoding 6-carboxytetrahydropterin synthase QueD, translating to MLITRRLEFDAGHRISTHNSQCRHLHGHRYVIEITLSGEVICEEGVAEQGMVMDFSEVKQIAKTALVDKWDHAFLVYSGDIPVVKFLQSLEGHKTVVLDTQPTAENLALAAFRVLDEAYQDNYGNHLRLEQVRLFETPNCWADAIRERG from the coding sequence ATGTTAATCACTCGTAGATTGGAATTTGATGCGGGTCACCGTATTTCAACTCATAATAGCCAATGTCGCCATTTGCATGGCCACCGTTATGTTATTGAGATTACTTTATCTGGTGAAGTAATCTGTGAAGAAGGCGTTGCCGAGCAGGGAATGGTGATGGATTTTTCAGAAGTAAAGCAGATTGCTAAAACAGCACTAGTTGATAAATGGGATCATGCATTTTTGGTTTATTCGGGAGATATACCTGTCGTGAAATTTCTACAGTCTCTCGAAGGCCATAAAACAGTCGTGTTGGATACACAACCCACGGCAGAAAATCTGGCGTTAGCTGCGTTTCGTGTTTTGGATGAAGCTTATCAGGATAATTATGGTAATCATCTAAGATTAGAGCAAGTACGTTTGTTTGAAACTCCGAATTGCTGGGCAGATGCAATTCGTGAAAGGGGCTAA
- a CDS encoding FAD:protein FMN transferase → MIIFLIVIIYQVFSEAPLTLSHLSGHTMGTSYSVKYRYNLEVVPPETLHNQIETLLVAINHVMSTYDPDSELSRFNRAKTTDWISVTPSLFTVLTAASEVHKKSKGAFDITVGPLVNLWGFGPEIHPRRIPSEVEIMAAREQTGQNKLILHETLPAIRKTHTDIVIDLSGIAKGYAVDQVAELLQSHDIQHYMIEIGGEIRVQGHNAQEAPWHIGIEKPLVETRSLQKVLTLENTALATSGDYRNFFEIAGQRYIHTIDPVTGWPLKNQLASVTVITDSCMYADAWATALQVLGFEHGMRVAEQLGLPVLFIINRNGVFEEHMSRDFQPNRIKSFMMIFIASFSIIGIAILAMAIGAINGRPPLGGSCGGLARLGLKCDLGCNSACQKRLTPIQPDNKPHSDRDH, encoded by the coding sequence ATGATCATTTTTCTTATCGTGATCATCTACCAGGTTTTTTCTGAAGCGCCACTCACATTGTCTCATCTTAGCGGGCACACTATGGGAACCAGCTACAGTGTGAAGTATCGATACAACCTTGAAGTGGTACCACCTGAGACACTGCATAACCAGATAGAAACATTGCTTGTCGCTATTAATCACGTGATGTCCACTTATGATCCTGACTCGGAACTGTCACGTTTTAACCGTGCCAAAACAACAGACTGGATTTCTGTCACGCCCTCACTTTTCACCGTACTGACAGCAGCCTCTGAAGTTCACAAAAAAAGTAAAGGCGCCTTTGATATTACAGTTGGTCCATTAGTCAATCTTTGGGGCTTTGGGCCTGAAATACATCCAAGACGCATCCCAAGCGAAGTAGAAATCATGGCGGCACGTGAACAAACCGGTCAAAACAAGTTAATACTGCATGAAACGTTACCCGCCATACGTAAAACTCACACTGACATAGTGATTGATCTTTCCGGTATTGCCAAAGGCTACGCAGTAGACCAGGTCGCTGAATTGTTGCAATCCCACGACATCCAGCACTACATGATTGAAATCGGAGGAGAAATACGTGTACAGGGTCATAATGCACAAGAAGCACCCTGGCACATTGGAATCGAAAAACCGCTAGTGGAAACCCGTTCTTTACAAAAAGTACTCACACTAGAAAATACGGCGCTGGCCACTTCAGGCGATTATCGTAATTTCTTCGAAATCGCAGGCCAACGCTATATTCATACAATCGATCCGGTCACGGGTTGGCCACTAAAAAATCAATTGGCTTCCGTGACAGTCATCACCGACAGCTGCATGTACGCCGATGCGTGGGCTACAGCACTACAGGTTCTGGGTTTCGAGCATGGAATGCGGGTTGCGGAACAATTGGGACTACCTGTTCTTTTTATTATCAACCGTAATGGTGTTTTTGAAGAACATATGAGCCGGGATTTTCAGCCGAATCGTATAAAAAGTTTCATGATGATTTTTATCGCTTCTTTCTCCATCATCGGAATCGCGATCCTCGCTATGGCAATCGGCGCCATAAACGGACGGCCACCATTGGGTGGCAGTTGTGGCGGACTCGCACGCCTTGGATTAAAATGTGATCTTGGCTGTAACAGCGCATGCCAAAAACGGCTTACTCCAATACAACCAGACAATAAACCACACTCAGACAGAGATCATTAA
- a CDS encoding SDR family oxidoreductase, producing MNKLQNKVAIVTGASRGIGAEIARTLAYAGAQVIVNYVKNQQAADDVCTTIRKAGGECFAIRADVADPAAVRRLFDETIVRYGHVDILINNAGILIFKEIADVRDDELDQIIDINIKGVFYTLREAAARLSDNGRIVNLSSTVTRLILPRYGVYAATKGAVEQLTRTLAKEMGERGITVNTVSPGPVDTAFFRAGKTEADIKRMASMAALDRIGTVDDIAQIVLFLVSEQARWITGQDIGANGGMA from the coding sequence ATGAACAAACTGCAGAATAAAGTTGCTATCGTTACGGGTGCCTCACGCGGTATTGGTGCAGAGATTGCACGTACATTAGCGTATGCGGGTGCCCAGGTTATTGTTAACTATGTCAAGAATCAACAGGCTGCAGATGATGTGTGTACGACTATTAGAAAGGCGGGAGGAGAATGCTTTGCAATCAGGGCAGATGTGGCTGATCCAGCTGCAGTTCGCCGACTTTTTGATGAAACGATAGTACGTTATGGCCATGTGGACATACTGATTAATAATGCCGGTATTCTGATTTTTAAAGAAATAGCGGATGTTCGCGACGATGAACTCGATCAAATAATCGATATTAATATCAAAGGTGTTTTTTATACATTGCGCGAAGCTGCTGCGCGCCTTTCGGATAATGGACGCATTGTTAATTTATCAAGTACTGTAACCCGGTTGATACTGCCACGATATGGGGTGTATGCAGCAACTAAAGGTGCGGTCGAGCAATTAACCCGTACTTTGGCTAAAGAAATGGGAGAAAGAGGTATCACAGTTAATACAGTTTCACCTGGACCTGTCGATACCGCATTTTTTAGAGCGGGAAAGACTGAAGCGGATATTAAACGTATGGCAAGTATGGCAGCATTAGATCGAATTGGAACTGTAGATGATATTGCACAAATAGTTTTATTTCTGGTCAGTGAACAGGCTAGGTGGATTACGGGGCAGGATATTGGTGCCAATGGCGGCATGGCATAG
- a CDS encoding YceI family protein, whose translation MWVEGNLTLLGITRRLTFTITAFGCGMNSINGQIMCGIGATANMKRSSFGMKYALPIVGDEIKLMIEATGYQG comes from the coding sequence ATTTGGGTTGAAGGTAATCTTACCTTGCTCGGCATTACCCGACGATTAACCTTTACGATAACTGCTTTTGGATGCGGGATGAATTCGATAAACGGACAGATAATGTGTGGTATTGGTGCTACAGCGAATATGAAACGTTCAAGCTTTGGGATGAAGTATGCTTTGCCGATCGTGGGTGATGAAATAAAATTGATGATTGAAGCTACAGGCTATCAAGGATAG
- the nqrF gene encoding NADH:ubiquinone reductase (Na(+)-transporting) subunit F, translating to MVEITLGVLFFTAIVIALVLMILGARSVLLASGNVKLIVNNERTLKVPVGGKLLGALADAELFVSSPCGGSGTCGQCRVKIFEGGGAILPTETTHINKRDARAGYRLSCQVAVKQDMKITVPEEVFGVKQWQCTVRSNHNVATFIKELVLELPAGENLEFRAGGYIQIECPPYACTFKDFDIETRFRKDWDHFNLWRYTSKVEETVIRAYSMANYPEEQGIIVLNVRISTPPPQPEGAPPGQASSYIFALKPGDQVNILGPFGDFFARDTTNEMIFIGGGAGMAPMRSHILDQLCRIKSGRKISFWYGARSKNEMFYVEDFDKLAEENDNFQWHVALSNALPEDHWQGHTGFIHNVLYEEYLAKHPSPEDCEFYLCGPPMMSKAVIAMLLDLGVEPENILFDDFGS from the coding sequence ATGGTAGAAATTACTCTGGGCGTCCTCTTTTTTACCGCGATTGTCATTGCATTAGTACTGATGATTCTGGGGGCACGTTCTGTACTGTTGGCAAGCGGCAATGTCAAGTTGATTGTGAATAATGAACGCACCCTCAAAGTTCCCGTAGGCGGCAAACTACTCGGCGCACTTGCCGATGCCGAGCTCTTTGTAAGCTCACCATGCGGTGGCAGCGGTACCTGTGGTCAGTGTCGAGTCAAAATCTTTGAGGGAGGCGGCGCTATCCTGCCCACTGAAACCACTCACATCAACAAGCGTGATGCGCGCGCAGGTTATCGTTTATCTTGCCAGGTAGCCGTTAAGCAGGATATGAAAATCACCGTTCCTGAAGAGGTTTTTGGCGTCAAGCAATGGCAATGCACCGTTCGTTCCAATCATAATGTGGCTACCTTCATTAAAGAACTGGTACTGGAACTGCCCGCTGGAGAGAACCTCGAGTTTCGGGCGGGTGGCTATATTCAGATTGAATGCCCACCTTATGCCTGCACCTTTAAGGATTTCGACATTGAAACACGCTTCCGCAAAGACTGGGATCACTTCAATCTCTGGCGGTATACATCTAAAGTTGAAGAAACGGTCATACGTGCCTACTCAATGGCCAATTATCCGGAAGAACAAGGTATTATCGTGCTCAATGTACGCATTTCAACACCGCCGCCACAGCCTGAAGGCGCTCCGCCAGGACAAGCTTCATCCTATATTTTTGCACTCAAACCGGGCGATCAGGTCAATATTCTCGGCCCATTTGGTGATTTTTTTGCCCGCGACACCACTAATGAAATGATTTTTATTGGTGGCGGCGCAGGCATGGCACCCATGCGATCACATATTCTGGATCAGCTGTGTCGCATCAAAAGTGGGCGCAAGATTTCTTTCTGGTATGGTGCGCGTTCCAAAAACGAAATGTTCTATGTTGAAGATTTCGATAAATTGGCTGAAGAAAATGATAATTTCCAATGGCATGTTGCTCTGTCTAATGCATTGCCGGAAGATCACTGGCAAGGCCATACCGGTTTTATTCATAACGTATTATATGAAGAATATTTAGCCAAACATCCTTCACCAGAGGATTGCGAATTCTACTTATGTGGCCCTCCCATGATGAGCAAAGCTGTAATAGCCATGCTCCTTGACTTAGGTGTTGAACCTGAAAATATCCTGTTCGACGACTTCGGCAGTTAA